From a single Bacillus sp. NEB1478 genomic region:
- a CDS encoding SRPBCC domain-containing protein translates to MAENHVKNSMTTTVEGTDIIFTRIFDAPRELVFQALSDPEHLSQWWGPKYWTIPVSKMDFREGGSWHYCMESPDGEMKSWGLALYKEIVEPERIFYEDYFSDEEGKINENLPGTLITLTLIEHEGKTKLVNHAQFSSEEAVKTVLDMGMVQGFTEMWDKFEAYLSKMN, encoded by the coding sequence ATGGCTGAAAATCATGTGAAGAATTCAATGACTACAACGGTTGAGGGTACTGACATCATCTTTACTAGAATCTTTGATGCACCAAGAGAACTTGTTTTTCAAGCACTGTCAGATCCTGAACATCTCTCACAATGGTGGGGTCCTAAATACTGGACGATTCCTGTAAGTAAAATGGACTTTCGTGAAGGCGGTTCGTGGCACTATTGCATGGAATCTCCTGATGGTGAAATGAAGTCTTGGGGATTAGCTTTATATAAAGAGATAGTTGAGCCTGAGCGAATCTTCTATGAAGATTATTTCTCAGATGAAGAAGGAAAAATAAACGAAAATTTGCCAGGCACTTTAATCACGTTAACACTTATCGAACACGAAGGTAAAACGAAACTTGTCAACCACGCTCAGTTCTCGTCAGAAGAGGCAGTAAAGACTGTACTGGATATGGGTATGGTCCAAGGCTTTACAGAAATGTGGGATAAGTTCGAAGCGTATTTATCAAAAATGAATTAA
- a CDS encoding DUF2935 domain-containing protein — MNGDGSVLHPDTGVTSGLFVDRSLNEIRFWSRIMKEHSLFLRLGFRADDTQLIQEANQFYRLFEHIEQTSYSYTNQTDPESIKKFNTEVQIAATSIFKFKRKVLGLILTCKMPGANNFPLLVDHTSREANYFRNRLIELNEGKLKPLPDAIIKENVFFLRIMADHAKFIGHLLDPSERKLIDIARDFSNDFDQLMYQARDLDSMRPQSQTVPLLDQFLDQNRVSVSSLRDFKKTARDLIEQCKIKSIIHPLLADHVFREADRFLEIIDMFDAHLTSGSQQS, encoded by the coding sequence ATGAACGGAGATGGCAGTGTATTACACCCAGATACAGGAGTTACATCAGGTTTGTTTGTTGATCGTTCGTTAAATGAAATACGTTTTTGGTCGAGGATTATGAAAGAACATTCACTGTTTCTTCGATTGGGCTTCAGAGCAGACGATACTCAACTCATTCAAGAGGCTAACCAATTTTACCGATTGTTTGAACATATCGAACAAACTTCCTATTCCTATACGAATCAAACAGATCCTGAAAGTATAAAAAAGTTTAATACAGAAGTCCAAATTGCGGCAACCAGTATTTTTAAATTTAAACGAAAAGTATTAGGGTTAATTCTCACATGTAAAATGCCGGGGGCAAATAATTTTCCGCTGTTGGTTGATCATACAAGCAGGGAAGCCAATTATTTTAGAAACCGATTAATTGAATTAAATGAAGGAAAACTGAAACCACTTCCTGACGCCATTATTAAAGAAAATGTCTTCTTCTTAAGGATTATGGCAGATCATGCGAAATTTATCGGTCACTTGCTGGATCCCTCTGAAAGGAAGCTAATTGATATAGCTCGAGATTTCAGCAATGATTTCGATCAATTGATGTATCAAGCGAGAGACCTTGATTCAATGCGGCCACAATCTCAAACAGTTCCTTTATTAGATCAATTCCTCGATCAAAATCGTGTGTCGGTCTCATCTCTTCGTGACTTCAAGAAAACGGCACGCGATTTAATTGAGCAATGTAAAATCAAGAGTATTATCCATCCGCTTTTAGCTGACCATGTTTTCCGTGAAGCGGATAGGTTTCTCGAAATCATTGATATGTTTGATGCTCATCTTACAAGCGGCAGCCAGCAATCCTGA
- a CDS encoding ABC transporter permease subunit encodes MKKKELSVIGILSLAGILFMGAIPFAFQGMTFSFSRYLEGINKIISSVFHPFSITYQNEAGVVRDVIPAILDPYFYSMTLLFTSLFIAVAIAIVFSILVSALPPFLYRIVRFISFLFEAVPDIMIAVGMQFFIIWYYKKTNHLLFPVATSYHEQPYFIPIFCLTILPAVFCFRILLHQMEEEWDEPYILTAKGKGLTRLHVLIHHILPHTLKTLFHQSKVIIWFMLSNLLVIELLFNIFGVSNFVYEYGTPEIFAIVCILIFIPVYMFFLFGYWVTNKTSPKEQVEASLSFLIPYFKKGLSVLIKVLQPFISVFREPLFAFGFCFIASLLFLSFYHHVRYDDFIPQLQVIYDKDGITPLDQAPFEPSSRFWFGTDQFGYDSFYRILSGAKYTIGIAIIISLLRLLISFLIGLVLHLSPPVFKNTLRGVSESIHYVPVALLTLFFLFPVLISEKFDFWEKGFFQIIIMTVIALPVVSVMIASEIDTVYEKEFVTGAKLLGGSRFHIFWRHLLPHLLPKLSFVFVQQTMYVLILFAHLGLLKMFFGGTILEPYTFGDADKIAISVSNEWSGMIGSFYNQILIRPHLILIPVLFFTASVIAINFMLEAIKKLPEIRSKFYNVSFLHVKGLASIVIVVFFISGNVYNIKKFERELVKPVPVAEAAEKKTEPSETAAAPLQEVGQYVTLNETLVNKFNEGMINPLPLKIGEPVNTGNFGKPDKEETRDDITTLSFTYKGHQLFINVDQDKIITSFQVNIHANREEIMKTMAQKPDERSSNNTMFIFYKGDYKVNFFRFGDDLWWLSIEKMQ; translated from the coding sequence TTGAAAAAGAAAGAATTATCCGTAATAGGCATTTTGTCTTTAGCAGGAATATTGTTTATGGGAGCGATCCCCTTTGCATTTCAAGGGATGACCTTCAGCTTTTCTAGGTATCTAGAAGGGATTAACAAAATAATTTCATCCGTCTTCCACCCCTTTTCAATCACGTACCAAAATGAAGCAGGCGTTGTAAGAGATGTCATCCCCGCTATTTTAGATCCCTACTTTTATTCAATGACCCTATTATTTACTTCCTTATTTATTGCTGTGGCCATAGCTATCGTCTTCAGCATACTAGTATCCGCTCTGCCTCCGTTTTTATATAGGATCGTACGATTTATTTCTTTCCTTTTCGAAGCAGTTCCTGACATTATGATTGCCGTGGGTATGCAATTCTTTATCATCTGGTACTACAAGAAGACTAATCATTTATTGTTTCCGGTCGCTACTTCCTATCATGAACAGCCGTATTTTATACCGATCTTCTGTTTGACCATTCTCCCTGCAGTCTTTTGTTTTCGAATCCTTTTGCATCAGATGGAGGAAGAATGGGATGAACCATATATTCTGACTGCTAAAGGAAAAGGTCTGACTCGTTTACACGTATTGATTCATCATATTTTACCTCATACATTAAAGACTCTTTTTCATCAGTCAAAAGTCATCATATGGTTCATGTTGTCCAATTTGCTGGTGATTGAGCTCTTATTCAATATTTTTGGCGTTTCGAATTTTGTGTATGAATATGGAACACCAGAGATTTTTGCAATTGTATGTATTCTCATTTTCATTCCGGTTTACATGTTCTTTTTGTTCGGTTATTGGGTGACAAATAAAACTTCACCAAAAGAACAAGTTGAAGCTTCACTTTCTTTTTTGATTCCATACTTTAAAAAAGGTTTATCTGTTTTAATAAAAGTGCTTCAGCCGTTCATTTCTGTTTTTCGAGAACCGTTATTTGCGTTTGGTTTTTGTTTTATTGCGAGTTTATTATTCTTAAGTTTCTACCATCATGTTCGTTATGATGACTTCATTCCGCAACTGCAGGTGATCTATGATAAAGATGGGATCACTCCGCTCGATCAGGCGCCTTTTGAACCTTCATCACGTTTTTGGTTTGGGACTGATCAGTTTGGCTATGATTCCTTTTACCGCATTTTATCTGGTGCGAAATATACAATTGGCATCGCTATCATCATCAGTTTATTGAGACTATTAATCTCGTTTTTGATCGGGTTGGTTCTGCACCTTTCCCCTCCTGTTTTCAAGAACACTTTAAGAGGCGTCTCAGAATCGATTCACTATGTACCTGTTGCTTTACTTACTTTGTTTTTTCTGTTTCCTGTCTTGATTTCGGAAAAATTTGATTTCTGGGAAAAAGGTTTCTTTCAAATTATCATTATGACAGTCATTGCCCTCCCGGTTGTTTCTGTCATGATCGCATCCGAGATTGATACGGTTTATGAAAAAGAGTTCGTTACAGGAGCGAAGTTATTAGGAGGAAGCCGTTTCCACATCTTTTGGCGCCATCTTTTGCCACATTTACTGCCAAAGCTGTCTTTTGTTTTTGTTCAGCAGACGATGTACGTATTGATACTTTTTGCACATCTGGGACTGTTGAAAATGTTTTTTGGAGGAACAATTTTAGAACCATACACTTTTGGTGACGCAGATAAAATCGCCATTTCAGTTTCGAACGAATGGTCGGGTATGATCGGTTCTTTTTATAATCAAATTTTAATTCGTCCCCATCTGATTTTGATCCCGGTTTTATTTTTCACTGCGAGTGTTATTGCTATTAACTTTATGCTCGAAGCGATTAAAAAGCTTCCTGAAATTAGAAGTAAGTTTTACAATGTTTCTTTTCTTCATGTTAAGGGACTTGCTTCCATCGTGATTGTCGTCTTTTTTATCAGTGGGAATGTGTATAACATAAAGAAGTTTGAGCGGGAACTCGTTAAACCTGTTCCGGTAGCAGAAGCAGCTGAGAAGAAGACTGAACCATCGGAAACTGCTGCCGCTCCGTTGCAAGAAGTCGGTCAATATGTAACGTTGAACGAAACACTCGTAAATAAATTTAATGAAGGTATGATTAATCCTTTGCCTCTTAAAATCGGCGAACCGGTCAATACCGGAAATTTCGGTAAACCTGATAAAGAAGAGACGCGTGATGACATTACTACTCTTTCCTTTACGTATAAAGGGCATCAGCTATTCATAAATGTCGATCAAGATAAAATCATCACAAGTTTCCAAGTAAATATCCATGCGAACCGTGAAGAGATCATGAAAACAATGGCACAGAAACCTGACGAAAGATCTTCGAACAACACGATGTTTATTTTTTACAAAGGCGATTACAAAGTTAACTTTTTCCGTTTTGGAGATGATTTATGGTGGTTGAGCATCGAGAAAATGCAGTAA
- a CDS encoding ArsR/SmtB family transcription factor, with protein sequence MYIINMKTILNALAEPNRLHIVELLRDGPMTVGEVTEKLGLNQPQVSKHLRVLSENGLVEVQPIANRRYYKLRAEPFKELDTWIDSYRHLWNERLDRLDEYLKNLQRKEVDKNNHQ encoded by the coding sequence ATGTATATTATAAACATGAAAACTATATTAAATGCTCTCGCCGAGCCAAACCGCTTGCACATAGTTGAACTTCTGCGTGATGGTCCCATGACGGTAGGGGAAGTCACAGAGAAACTGGGATTGAACCAGCCCCAAGTTTCAAAACATCTTCGTGTTCTGAGTGAAAACGGGCTCGTTGAAGTGCAGCCAATCGCCAATCGACGCTACTATAAATTAAGAGCAGAACCATTTAAAGAATTAGACACCTGGATTGATTCTTACAGACATCTCTGGAACGAACGATTGGACCGCTTGGACGAATACCTGAAGAATCTCCAAAGAAAGGAAGTGGACAAAAATAACCACCAGTAG
- a CDS encoding citrate synthase/methylcitrate synthase encodes MIKGLKGIVATETSISHIDGDQGQLIYRGYEINDLTNKYSFEEVAYLLWYGKLPNEEELKALKEELQANRSLEFRMIDILNSLPTDMDMMSVLRTVISSLGTKDYAWKPTISQAIKLTAIIPTIIAYRKRALDGVDFIPPHDKLDHVANYLYMLNGTVPQKAHVTSLESYMILTLEHGMNASTFSARVTASTESDLVSAITSAVGTMKGPLHGGAPSGVIDLLNEVSFVGDAEKVIRNKLNNKEKLMGFGHRVYKTHDPRSIALKETLLNLVGQDKWLDLAIDVEKIAVALLEEYKPGRSLYTNVEFYAAAIMKSINLDASLFTPTFSASRIVGWTAHVIEQSEDNTIYRPQSAYVGKMVNGTV; translated from the coding sequence ATGATTAAGGGATTAAAAGGTATTGTGGCAACGGAAACCTCCATCAGCCATATTGATGGAGATCAAGGACAACTCATTTACAGAGGCTATGAGATCAACGATTTGACGAATAAATACTCTTTTGAAGAAGTAGCTTATCTATTATGGTACGGAAAGCTTCCGAACGAGGAAGAATTAAAAGCTTTGAAAGAAGAATTGCAGGCAAACCGTTCACTCGAATTCCGTATGATCGATATTTTAAACAGCCTTCCCACTGACATGGATATGATGAGTGTACTAAGAACCGTTATTTCTTCTCTTGGAACGAAAGATTATGCTTGGAAACCAACAATCTCTCAAGCTATCAAACTGACAGCTATTATACCAACAATTATCGCCTACCGAAAAAGAGCGTTAGATGGTGTAGATTTTATCCCTCCTCATGATAAGTTAGATCATGTTGCGAATTACTTGTACATGCTGAATGGAACCGTTCCACAAAAAGCGCACGTTACTTCGCTCGAAAGCTATATGATATTGACCCTCGAACATGGGATGAACGCTTCTACTTTTTCAGCAAGGGTTACAGCTTCCACTGAATCTGATCTAGTGTCCGCTATCACTTCTGCGGTTGGTACGATGAAAGGACCGCTTCACGGCGGCGCTCCATCTGGAGTGATCGATCTTTTAAATGAAGTCTCGTTTGTCGGTGATGCAGAAAAAGTGATCCGCAATAAATTAAACAATAAAGAAAAACTGATGGGCTTTGGACACCGTGTTTATAAGACACACGACCCTCGCAGTATTGCTTTGAAAGAAACACTATTAAACTTAGTCGGACAGGATAAATGGCTTGACTTAGCAATCGATGTGGAAAAAATTGCTGTAGCGTTATTGGAAGAATACAAGCCTGGCAGATCGTTATATACGAATGTCGAGTTCTACGCAGCGGCAATTATGAAATCTATTAATCTTGATGCTTCCCTTTTCACCCCGACTTTTTCAGCGAGCAGAATCGTCGGCTGGACAGCACACGTAATTGAACAATCAGAAGACAACACCATTTACAGGCCACAATCTGCCTATGTGGGGAAAATGGTTAACGGTACAGTATAG
- a CDS encoding Cof-type HAD-IIB family hydrolase: MDYKIAFFDVDGTITHHEDGSISNHTKDAITALKNKGLTVVAATGRPLSMCNEIRELGIDTFITANGAFVKHNQEVLHKVAMDKTIVQEVFEFASIENHGLSFYTEEFSMNGVKDSEILNALKETLSLNKYPAINELIYQEEVYLMCLFASDEAVEKYIQKFPHLTFKRWHPFVLNVLQEDVSKSLAILKVLQFFGIDRSEAIAFGDGDNDIDMLELAGLGVAMGNGSEKLKSVADFVTKRSSEDGIEFALKKYGII, from the coding sequence ATGGATTATAAAATCGCATTCTTCGATGTGGATGGAACGATAACACACCACGAGGATGGCAGCATTTCAAATCATACGAAAGATGCCATAACAGCATTAAAGAACAAAGGTCTAACAGTTGTGGCAGCGACTGGCAGACCCTTATCCATGTGCAATGAAATTAGAGAATTAGGCATAGATACGTTCATCACGGCAAATGGTGCTTTCGTGAAACACAATCAAGAAGTGCTTCATAAAGTGGCAATGGATAAGACGATCGTGCAAGAAGTGTTTGAATTTGCGAGTATAGAAAACCATGGTCTTTCTTTTTATACAGAAGAGTTCAGCATGAACGGTGTAAAAGACTCTGAAATCTTAAACGCATTGAAGGAAACATTGTCTTTAAATAAGTATCCAGCGATCAATGAGCTAATTTATCAAGAAGAGGTCTACTTAATGTGCTTGTTTGCTTCAGACGAAGCAGTTGAGAAATACATACAAAAGTTTCCACATCTAACCTTTAAAAGATGGCACCCTTTCGTATTGAATGTATTACAAGAAGATGTATCTAAATCGTTAGCCATTCTAAAAGTCTTACAGTTCTTTGGCATTGACCGATCGGAAGCTATTGCCTTCGGTGATGGAGATAATGACATTGATATGCTGGAATTAGCGGGGCTTGGAGTAGCTATGGGGAATGGAAGCGAAAAGTTAAAAAGTGTTGCAGATTTTGTTACTAAAAGATCCAGTGAAGACGGAATTGAATTTGCATTAAAAAAGTATGGGATCATTTAG
- a CDS encoding LysR family transcriptional regulator, with translation MEFSWLTTFITAAECENFRRTAEILYISQPSVTVHIKLLEKEIGTELFRREGKKIKLTEEGKKYLLHAKELINVYQRGLEDMKSLSQGYTSQFSIAISPLIADTILPSVLKRYLSKNPNVEINVKIIESMDIEKAVLDEEVDIGLSCLESTNPDLTCRPLYNDKVVLVSAHDGRDSETAPPLDESDVLNNNYLLTHNHPGYWDVLLKQIKSFYPSQRMMKVSQVHITKRFISEGMGVSFLPSSTVRRELLEGSLLEVDCHSITLPDANTYALMKYEHSRQKEFVEFISKFRF, from the coding sequence ATGGAATTCAGCTGGCTTACCACTTTTATCACAGCAGCAGAGTGTGAAAACTTCAGAAGGACGGCAGAAATTCTTTACATTTCACAGCCGTCTGTAACCGTTCATATCAAACTTTTAGAAAAAGAAATCGGTACGGAGCTCTTTCGTCGTGAAGGAAAAAAGATCAAGCTTACAGAAGAAGGAAAGAAGTATCTGCTGCATGCGAAAGAACTGATCAACGTATATCAGCGGGGATTGGAAGATATGAAATCTCTCAGTCAAGGGTATACATCACAGTTTTCTATCGCGATATCACCTCTTATCGCAGACACCATCTTGCCTTCAGTTTTGAAGAGATACTTAAGTAAAAATCCTAATGTGGAAATTAACGTGAAGATCATCGAATCCATGGACATTGAAAAAGCAGTGCTAGATGAAGAAGTCGATATTGGCTTATCCTGTTTAGAAAGCACGAATCCAGATCTGACATGCCGACCGTTATATAACGATAAAGTTGTACTCGTTTCAGCACATGATGGACGAGATTCCGAAACGGCACCGCCATTGGATGAATCAGATGTACTGAACAACAACTATTTGCTGACCCATAATCATCCGGGCTATTGGGATGTGCTGCTCAAGCAAATCAAAAGTTTCTATCCATCACAAAGAATGATGAAAGTTTCACAGGTGCATATCACAAAACGATTTATATCAGAAGGAATGGGCGTTTCCTTCTTACCGTCATCCACAGTTAGGAGGGAGCTGTTGGAAGGCAGTCTGCTAGAGGTCGATTGCCATTCGATCACACTTCCGGATGCCAACACATATGCCCTCATGAAATATGAACATTCGAGACAAAAAGAGTTTGTAGAATTTATTTCTAAATTCCGATTTTAG
- a CDS encoding HAD hydrolase-like protein, whose amino-acid sequence MTSFIFDMDGTLFQTDKILERSLEDTFNRLRSFGQWNDVTPIEKYRQIMGVPLPVVWETLMPNHSIENHVQANATFHDHLIANILEGMGSLYPNVTEVFQYLKDENCSIFIASNGQTEYLTSIVAHFGLDLWVTETFSIQQISTQNKSDLVRFIMNKYKISSGAVVGDRLSDIMAAKQNNLVSIGCNFDFAQEIELSQADIVIDDLLELKTIFQEQLKTYTVQG is encoded by the coding sequence ATGACTTCATTCATATTTGACATGGACGGTACTTTGTTTCAAACAGATAAAATTTTAGAACGATCACTCGAAGATACATTTAATAGATTACGGTCTTTTGGGCAATGGAATGATGTGACACCTATTGAAAAGTATCGTCAGATTATGGGAGTTCCCTTACCCGTTGTTTGGGAAACATTAATGCCAAATCACTCAATAGAAAATCATGTACAAGCTAATGCAACTTTTCATGACCATTTAATTGCAAATATCCTTGAAGGAATGGGATCATTGTACCCGAATGTGACTGAAGTCTTTCAATATTTAAAGGATGAGAACTGTTCCATTTTTATTGCCAGTAACGGCCAAACTGAATATTTAACATCCATAGTAGCTCATTTTGGATTGGATCTATGGGTAACGGAAACGTTTAGTATACAGCAAATCTCCACACAAAATAAGTCCGATTTGGTTCGATTCATCATGAATAAATACAAGATATCGAGTGGTGCTGTCGTTGGTGATCGTTTGTCAGATATTATGGCCGCAAAACAAAATAATCTTGTTTCGATAGGCTGCAATTTTGATTTTGCACAAGAAATTGAACTTTCACAAGCTGACATAGTAATTGATGATTTACTGGAGTTGAAAACCATTTTCCAAGAACAATTAAAAACATATACAGTACAGGGATAA
- a CDS encoding NUDIX domain-containing protein — translation MRAAYQVLVLPYLMEENSIKFAIFQRADLGYWQGIAGGGEEGETIEDSARREAFEEAGIAADSAFLQLDTTSSLPVEHVVGSFLWGEEVFVLKEYAFGVEVKNKDLSLSKEHGLYKWTTYEEAQFLLKWDSNKTALWELNQRLIKCKNMIHK, via the coding sequence ATGAGAGCTGCTTATCAAGTTTTAGTTTTACCTTATCTAATGGAAGAGAACTCGATAAAATTTGCCATCTTTCAAAGAGCTGATCTAGGGTATTGGCAAGGAATTGCTGGAGGAGGAGAGGAAGGGGAAACAATAGAAGATTCAGCTAGGCGAGAAGCATTTGAAGAGGCGGGTATTGCAGCTGATTCTGCTTTTCTTCAACTGGATACTACTTCATCGTTACCTGTAGAACATGTGGTTGGAAGCTTTCTATGGGGAGAAGAGGTGTTTGTCTTAAAGGAATATGCCTTTGGAGTCGAGGTCAAAAATAAAGATCTTTCCCTTTCGAAAGAACATGGATTATACAAGTGGACCACTTATGAAGAAGCACAATTCTTATTAAAATGGGACAGCAACAAAACAGCCTTGTGGGAGTTAAACCAGCGATTGATCAAGTGTAAAAACATGATACATAAGTAA
- a CDS encoding GNAT family N-acetyltransferase, which yields MNPILLEVPMRIETERLILRVPLKSGDGMIVNKAIKESFNELKVWLPFAQTLPSVEETEINLREAHLKFLQRESFRFLIFHKDSHDYIGTTSIQGICWDIPKCEIGYWIHTKFGGNGYMIEALKGLTNFGLNQFQFKRIEIRCESTNHKSRAIPEKLGFELEGILKNEDLSADGRRLTDTCIYALTQ from the coding sequence ATGAATCCAATTTTATTAGAAGTTCCAATGCGAATAGAAACTGAAAGATTAATACTGCGGGTACCTTTAAAATCGGGGGATGGAATGATCGTTAATAAAGCAATAAAAGAATCCTTCAACGAATTAAAAGTCTGGTTGCCATTTGCACAAACGCTTCCTTCTGTAGAAGAAACTGAAATTAACTTAAGAGAAGCTCATCTGAAGTTTTTACAAAGAGAAAGTTTTCGTTTTCTAATTTTCCATAAAGATAGTCATGATTATATTGGAACAACGAGTATTCAAGGAATATGCTGGGACATCCCGAAATGTGAAATCGGCTACTGGATTCATACCAAATTTGGCGGGAATGGATATATGATTGAAGCACTAAAAGGTTTAACGAACTTTGGGCTAAACCAATTCCAATTTAAAAGAATAGAAATCAGGTGTGAATCAACCAATCATAAAAGTAGGGCTATCCCTGAAAAACTGGGATTTGAGTTAGAAGGAATTTTGAAGAATGAAGATTTATCCGCAGATGGTAGAAGACTTACTGACACATGTATTTACGCCTTAACTCAGTAA
- a CDS encoding aldo/keto reductase, which produces MKQRVIGHNGPLVSEIGLGCMGMSWLYGQADRSESIATIHTALDGGITLFDTGDLYGDGHNELLLHEAFQGIQRENAFISVKFDGKLHPLGKNHQGSNNHPQTIKNFLEDTLLRLGVEYIDLYQPATASLNPNVPVEETVGAIADMVKKGYVRYIGLSEVGVDTIRRAHAVHPISWVQSEYSLFNRGIELDILPTLRELGISLSAYGVLSRGLLSGKWSKERVLDLDDKRQKAPRFTSENLETNLALVEALRKIANEKEVTVAQLAIAWVLLQGDDIIPLVGARKRSQLQDLFNAVHLHLNSEDLKRIEEAVPPNLVAGEYFAVPRSKWFF; this is translated from the coding sequence ATGAAACAGAGAGTAATCGGTCATAACGGTCCGTTAGTTTCTGAAATTGGTCTTGGTTGTATGGGGATGTCATGGTTATATGGTCAAGCTGATCGAAGCGAAAGCATTGCAACAATCCACACTGCATTGGATGGCGGTATTACACTCTTTGATACAGGAGATTTATATGGAGACGGACACAATGAATTACTTCTACATGAAGCATTTCAAGGAATCCAAAGGGAAAATGCGTTCATTTCAGTAAAATTCGATGGCAAGCTGCACCCGCTGGGCAAGAATCATCAGGGGAGTAATAACCACCCTCAAACCATAAAGAATTTTCTTGAGGATACCTTACTGCGACTCGGTGTTGAATACATCGACCTTTATCAGCCTGCCACTGCCAGCCTCAATCCAAATGTACCTGTTGAAGAAACAGTTGGTGCAATTGCAGATATGGTAAAGAAGGGATATGTGCGTTATATTGGTCTTTCTGAAGTAGGTGTGGATACCATTCGACGTGCACATGCTGTACATCCGATCAGTTGGGTACAAAGTGAATACTCCCTTTTTAACAGGGGTATCGAATTAGATATATTACCGACATTACGAGAATTGGGCATTTCACTTTCAGCTTATGGAGTTCTTTCGCGAGGATTGCTAAGCGGAAAATGGTCAAAAGAAAGAGTGTTGGATTTGGATGATAAGCGCCAAAAAGCTCCAAGGTTTACGAGCGAAAATCTCGAAACGAATTTAGCACTTGTCGAGGCTTTGCGTAAGATTGCTAATGAAAAGGAAGTAACTGTTGCACAACTCGCCATTGCATGGGTCCTATTGCAGGGTGATGATATTATCCCATTAGTGGGAGCAAGAAAACGTTCACAACTTCAGGATTTATTTAATGCGGTTCATCTACATTTAAATTCAGAAGACTTAAAACGAATTGAAGAAGCTGTGCCTCCAAATCTCGTTGCAGGTGAATATTTCGCTGTACCTCGAAGCAAATGGTTCTTCTAA
- a CDS encoding phosphotransferase: MSNHSNEEKLTGGNVSSVYRSGNTVLRELKPSSQKIHRLLQHLENKGYKFAPKFLGIDEKGREILTYMEGEAGNYPLKTYMWSDESLIKIAKMLRLYHDAVSDFPFDENWQPLDQTPKPLEIICHNDFAIYNIIFDKEEPVSIIDFDVAAPGPRIWDIAYTLYTCAPLSRFYHSEKGEQINYDSSVHANRIKERVKMFFDSYGEEVKQVFSEMVLLRLEGLCKTITRKANEGDIAFQKMIEEGHLEHYQEDIKFIRDQGKEWFI; the protein is encoded by the coding sequence ATGTCTAATCACTCAAATGAAGAAAAACTAACCGGGGGAAACGTCTCCAGTGTGTATCGATCAGGTAATACTGTTTTGCGAGAGTTAAAGCCAAGCAGTCAGAAGATTCATAGATTGCTGCAGCATCTAGAAAATAAAGGCTATAAATTTGCACCGAAGTTCTTGGGGATCGATGAAAAAGGAAGAGAAATCTTAACCTATATGGAAGGAGAAGCAGGCAACTATCCATTGAAGACCTATATGTGGTCTGATGAATCGTTAATTAAAATTGCGAAGATGCTTCGTCTTTATCATGATGCGGTGAGTGATTTTCCTTTTGATGAAAATTGGCAGCCGTTAGATCAAACTCCAAAACCGTTAGAGATCATCTGCCATAATGACTTTGCTATTTATAACATCATTTTTGATAAAGAAGAACCTGTTAGTATTATTGATTTTGATGTGGCAGCACCTGGTCCAAGAATTTGGGACATCGCCTACACCCTATATACATGTGCACCTTTAAGCAGATTTTATCATTCTGAAAAGGGTGAGCAGATTAACTATGATTCATCAGTGCATGCGAATCGGATCAAAGAAAGAGTGAAAATGTTTTTCGATTCGTACGGTGAGGAAGTAAAACAGGTTTTTTCAGAAATGGTTTTGCTGCGATTAGAAGGATTATGCAAAACAATCACAAGAAAAGCGAATGAAGGAGACATTGCCTTTCAAAAGATGATAGAAGAAGGACATCTTGAACATTATCAAGAAGATATAAAATTCATTCGTGACCAAGGTAAAGAGTGGTTTATTTAA